One Campylobacteraceae bacterium genomic window, TTTACTACTTTATTAAATCATATTGCTTTAATTCTGGGGCTTAGGAACCACAGAGATGTTAATGATTTATCTTTAACATGTAAGAGTGAGAAATTGGAATATTTTAATATTAAAACACTTAAGGTTAATAATAAAGTCTATTTGGATTTTAGAGAAGTTTTGTTAGATATTATAAAACTTAAGATACTTTCTTACAACAATTCTGATATTTCATATATCTTTTTTAAATCCTTGGCTTATTTTATTAATACAAGCATAAGAGAACAAAAAAATATTACCAGTATTATTTTGTGCGGAAACTTATTTGCTAATAAGGTTTTATTAAAATATACTTATTTATATCTGGAAAATGACTATGAAATTGTTATGCCAAAAGCCTATCCTTTAGATTATTAAGTAGTTTCATTTTATAATATTTTTACTTATTAAACATTTGTTATACTATTTTATCGAATAATTTTTTTAGATTATTCTATGGAGCTCATAATGAATGATATAAATAATGATAAAAACTGGCAAGAAGCACGTTATTTTAAAGATGAAAACTTAAGGACTTTATTAGAAAATCGTGCTAAAACACTAAAACCTATGTTTAAATTCAAATTATCCAATTGTAATTTTTCAAGTATTAATCTTGTAAATAATAGAAGTAAAGAGGGTTATATACTAAAAGATTGTGATTTATACAAAAGTGATTTCCAAAAAGCACATTGTTATAAAATTGATTTTTCAGGCTCTAATTTAATGAAAGCAGATTTTTCTTTTGCTAATTTAAACAGTGCCAATTTAAGTGATTGCAATTTATTAGGAACCAATTTTAAACATGCAAAACTTGAAAATATACGCTGGGGAAAGAAAATCCTACAAGAAAAAGAAGCAAAACTTACTAAAAATAAAGAAGAATCAAAAATTTTATATCAAGAAGCAGAAGAAATATACAGATATTTGCGAAAAATTACAGAAGATGATGGGTTAGTGGATACGGCTGGTTTCTTTTTTCAAAAAGAGATGCAAATGAGACGTAGAAAAATGCCTTTATTTTCTTTACAAAGAATTATCTCAAAATTGGTTGATTTGTCCTGTGGTTATGGTGAAAAACCTACCCGTATAATATTGGTGAGTTTGTTCATTATTCTTTGTTTTGCGGGAGTTTTCTTTTTTACTGGTTTGCT contains:
- a CDS encoding pentapeptide repeat-containing protein — translated: MNDINNDKNWQEARYFKDENLRTLLENRAKTLKPMFKFKLSNCNFSSINLVNNRSKEGYILKDCDLYKSDFQKAHCYKIDFSGSNLMKADFSFANLNSANLSDCNLLGTNFKHAKLENIRWGKKILQEKEAKLTKNKEESKILYQEAEEIYRYLRKITEDDGLVDTAGFFFQKEMQMRRRKMPLFSLQRIISKLVDLSCGYGEKPTRIILVSLFIILCFAGVFFFTGLLSEQTVIVYASQASLSANIDMYWQSLYFSVVTFTTLGYGDILPIGISRLFASIEALLGGFILALFVVVFVKKMTR